The Deltaproteobacteria bacterium region AGCGATTGCCACTTGCTTGCTGGGGCAGGAGGCTCAGGCAGAGGTGCAACGGAGACAGGAATCTCCGATGGCGTGCCCTCCACTGGATCTGCGACTTCATCAGTGTGACCGCCGTGTTGACGACCGCGCAGACGGAGTGTGGTGATGACTTCCTGTATATCGTCAGGCGTAACGATGCGCCGTGACGCGTCACTGATCAAGCGTAGGGCATTGTCACAAATGAGGTTCACGACCCGCGGAATGCCCCCAGAATATGTGGTGATGAGGTCAATGACCTCAGGGCTAAACAGATCCTCGCCTTCATATCCCACTAATCGTAAGCGGTGGTAGATAAAAGCCTGGACCTCTTCTGGTTTGAGATGTTCGAGTTGACAACGAAAATGTACTTTTTGGCGAAGGGAATCAAACCGAGAGTGAGCAAGTTTCTTCTCGAGTTCCGGGTGTTGTCCGACCAGAATAACCTGGAGCAGTTGGGCGCTGACATGAGGGGAGTCGGACAGTCGAAAGAGGTGTTCAAGCACCTCTTCTTCGATATCTTGCGCTTCATCGATCACCAGTGCGGTGGTTCCGCCGGAGCTTGAGCGCGCTTTCAGAAACTCACTGAAATCTTGTAATTCCCCGACAGCCTTGCGTGTGACTCCGAGGTCGCGGCAGGCAAAGCCAATGAGTTCTTCAAAGCTCAGCGTACTGTAATAGGAAAATGAGATCCGTACCGAGGCGTCGTCCTTCAGGTGGTCGATGAGCCGCCGGACGAGGGTCGTTTTTCCGGTTCCTACTTCCCCGGTGAGGACTAAAAAGCCTTTGCGCTCACGAATCCCTTGCATGAGTTGCGTGTACGCTGCGTCATACACAGGGTTCGAGTAAAACAGACGTGAAGTGGGGGTCAGACTAAACGGTTCTTCTTGAAAACCAAAATACGTTGTGTACATCTGGTGTAGTCCGGGTTGATACTCCCAAAGGAGGAAGAAATAGTGCCTTCCAAGGCAGGAGTAAAGCCCAACCTTCTTATGGAAATAGGACTCTTCTATCATACTCGAAGGGTTTTGCGAAAAGCTCAACGTACCCTGAGCGTAGCGAAGCGGAGTCGCAGGGGAAGTCGAAGGACGAGCATGCGATGAATCCACATCGCATGCAGGTTCCCTATATGACGTTTCGTCTTGGCCGGGTCAGCCACCGCAGCATCACGATGAACAAGATCACCAATATCCACAAGATCGCCTGATTATCGAGAACTCTATGCACGGCATATTGGAATTGGGAGGCGTAGAAGGAGAACGATTCTCCGCCTAGGAAGGAGTATGTCAGCAGCCATTCGACCATGAGAAGATCCTCCTTTCTCAAGGTGTCCTGATCCCCCGCTATCAAAGCGTTGTTGGCAAAAAAAAGTCAAGGGTAATATTTTTGCTTTTCAGCAACATGGTAAAGGAAAAAAAACCCAAAGCTAGAGTTAGAGTTTTAACTGATGACATGGTCCTCTATCGAAAGGTAGATTGCCACGGGCTAACCCTTGGCCCATGACGTTGTATGAGGCTAGTCACGGGCTTGGTGTTACTGTCTTTCCCTGAGTAGTAGCGGGCGAGATTGCTGTACTGCAGCGCTCGACTATATCACAAGAGGTGGCTTTCTCAGCAGAGAAACGCTATGAAGAAAGGCGCTATGAAACGTCTACAACCGTGCTCTGTTCTCCTCGCGCTGTTTCTTGTGCAAGGAATATGGGTCGCTGGGTGTGTGTCACGACCGCGACCGAAAGTTGTCGAAGTTGCACCAACCGAGGCGCCGCGACCGCCGCAGCGGACGTGGGTTGGTGAACGGGCAAAGGTCGTGATCTTCGAGTTTGACAACAAGCTTGCAGTGGAGACAAGTGGCAAACGAGGCCTGGTTGATGCGGCGTTCGGTAGCAATCTGAAGAAACATCTAGTGATGGGACTCCAACAGACCGAACAATTTGCCGTTCTTGATCCGCGTGGCGCGAAGCGAGTCTTGACCGCGCAGGACTTCACTCCTGCAGGTGAAATCAAGCGCAAACTCCTGCAAAAGCTCGGTCCGTTTGAGGGCGCGGAGTTTCTGATTGCTGGGTCTGTCACTGCCTATCAGCCGAGCCAGACAAGTCTGCGCGCAGGTCTGGACGCGGACCCGCTGTTGGGTGGAAAGGGAGTGAAGCAAGGAGGAAAAACTACGCCTTTGGCAAAGGCCTTTGCCAGTTTGCCGGTGGCGAAGCAGGATCGAATTTCCATCGAGCTGCGACTCATTGAGGCTGCCACTGGAAAGATCATTGAGACTACCGTTCTTGAAGGAACTCCCCAGGAGCTGAGTCAGCCCCGCGGTGGTTTGTTCGATGAAAAATTCTCGACCCCTTCTGGGACGCTCTCGACACCGATGCAAAAAGCGCTTCGGGTCTGTACGATCAAAGCGGTAGACTGGATTGCTGAGACTGGTCTGGCGCATCGTGGACGAGCGGTCGCTCGTCCCGCACCCTTGCCTCCTCCTGGAGAGAAGCCGACCCCGCGCAAGAAGCTGGCTGTAGAAAAACCGGTTGTGGAAAAGCCGATCGGCGACAAGTCTGCGGTCGAGCCACCGGTTGTGGAAAAGCCAGTTGTCGACAAACCGAGTGTACGAGAGAAGCTGGTCAGAGAACCAGCAGTGAAAAAACAAGAGGTGAGTAAACGATCACTGGGAGAGAAACCGACAGTGGAGAATCCCAGCCCACCGAAGCCAGTCGCGGAGTTGCCGGTTGCTGAGAAACCCGTTCCGAAGAAAGAGGTGCCACGGAGCGAAGAGTGGGGGCAGTAGGTGGGGGTGTGAGGGAGAAACGACGAGGTACCTATGGCTGAAGAACCAATTATGAGGATTCCCCTCCGTACCTGTGTACGATGTGGAAAGCCGATAGTGGCGGGGATGAAAGAGTGCTTTTCTTGTGGTGCGCCAGTTGATGAAGAAAAAAAGCCCGACGATCAGCTGATTCGTTGCCCGACGTGTGGTAAGGAACTGGTGCGTGGTGCAGCGGTATGTAGTCTCTGTGGCACTCGCCTCCGTCCAGAACGCGCTGCTGCTGTCACGTCTGCGGCGCGGCCAGCACCTATTCCCCTCACCACACTTGAGTCGGCAGGGCCATCCTCCCCCTTTCCATCTCTTGAGAAAGGGTCGTTTCTTGGCATGACGCGACGGATGGGATTACGGCTTGGCACGGTTATGTTTCTGTTGTTCGGTTTTCTTGGCGGAAAACTGTTGTTTCGTGGCTCCTCCACTGACCCTCCTGCCGTTGTTCCTCCTCCGCTCTCGTCACCAACCTCCCCCTCTCCTCCTGAGTCGGTTCCTCCTCCTGTTCCACCATCGCCGTCTTTAGAAGTTCCGGCTCCTGCTCGTACGTTCCCCAAAGGGCGAGTCGTGACTGCGGATGGGCTTGGGAGCATTCGCGTTTTTGGACCGGGGATGAAAGAGGCGACGCGTACGACGACAGTTCTGCGCGAACGTGTGGAAGAGTTTTTGCCGAGCATTCGTAACGTGTACAGTGAAAGACTTACCCCGACGCAACAGCTCCTTGGTACCCTCGTGTTGGAACTCGCCATCACGCCAGAAGGGCATGTGTCGCAAGTCGAAATCCATGCTACCGCAATGGAAAATCAAGAGTTCGCGCAAATCGTGCGAAGTCTGGTGCAAGAGTGGCGCTTTGAGCCAGCGGCAGGCGCAACGACCGTTTTCTATCCCTTACTCTTTACGCCGACAGAACTTGATCCTTTTTCACTGATTGGGTTGACGAGAGAGTTGCTGCCGGGGCGATACCGAATGGTAGGAGGAGGGCCAGTGCCTGTGCGCGTACGACCAAATGATGGCGGTGCTGAGGTGGGTAAAGTGTCGCCCGGTCTCCGCGTCGATATCGTAGGCTCACAACAAGGGTGGCTTGCGGTGCTCTCGCCGAAAGGGAAAGTGGGCTACATCCGGCGCGATGCGCTCTTTCCTCGCAGCGAAGAAGGAGTACCATCGTCGTAAGTCCTCACTGCCACACGCGCGTGGAGACTGGACGTACGCGGAGAACGAAGGAGGAAACGACCTATGGAATTTGCGATTGCGTACCCTGCGAAGCCGGACGCCTGGAAAGATCTGCTCGTTGCCGAAGATCACGGATTCACTCATTGTTGGTTCTATGATTCGCAAATGATCTACAGCGATGTCTATGTGTGTATGGCACTTGCTGCGGAACGGACCAAGCGGATCACACTTGCTACTGGTGTGGCCATTCCAAGCAATCGCATTCCACCAGTGACCGCGCATTCTATTGCGACGATCAATCAGCTTGCGCCGGGCCGTGTCATTCTTGGCATCGGTACCGGTTTTACCGGACGCAATACGATGGGGCTGCCGCCGGTGCCACTCGATACTGTCCGCTCCTACATTCAACAGTGCCGGACGTTGTTACGCGGGGATGAGTTACTCTACCGCGAGGGAGCCCGAGAGCGTTGGATTCGTTTTCTCCATCAGGATCATGGGTATATCAACGTTAAAGATCCGACTCCTATTTATTTTGCCGCGAACGGACCAAAAGCACTCGAACTCGTCGGCGAGATAACCGATGGCTGGATTACCACCTTGTCTGATCCGCAGAGCTTCAAGAAGAATCTTGCCGTAGTCGAAAAAGGAGCGACAAAAGCTGGTCGAACGCTGACCAATTTCCCCAACGTTGCGTTGTGCACCGGATGCGTCCTGCGGCCAGGAGAGTCGCTGACCTCGCAACGTGTGATTGACCGGGTTGGGCCGTTTGCGATTGTTGCGCTGCATGCCTTGTGGGAGCGCTCAGCGGTTGCCTCGGATCTCCCACCACTGTTGAAAGATCTGTATGGGAAGTATGACACCGAGTACGCGGCCAAACTCAAAACCCCGACGGACCGCCGGTATTTGGAGATCCACGAAGGCCACCTGATTTACCTGAAGCCTGGGGAAGAAAAGTATGTGACTGAGGACCTCGTTCGCGGGTTTAGCTTAACCGGCACCGGGGAAGAGATCATTGCTCGGCTCAAAGCGCTTGAAGCTGTGGGACTGAAGCAAGTGGCGATTCAAGTCGTAGGAGAATCTGGTCGTGAGATGATCGAGGAATTTAGTCGCGAGGTGATTGCAAAGTATTAACAGGCATAAGACGTAAAACTTGGGACTAGAGGCTGGGGGCTAGGGGCTTGTGAGGAGAGCGACTCTACTTCTCGCTTTTAACTCTCAGTCCCCGCTTTGCTACAGATCGCTTTTTACATTTTTACATTTTGAGGAGGTGTGGTATGGGGCGGTTGGATGGAAAAATAGCACTCGTCACTGGCGGTGCCTCCGGCATTGGTCGGGCGATTTGTCTCAGTTTCGCCCGTGAAGGGGCGACGATTGTCTGTAACGACCTCGTCGTTGATCTCGCACAGAAAGTGCTTGATGAATGCGGCCAGGCAAAACAGGGCCTGGCGGCCAAGGCGGATGTGTCTAACAGCCGCCACGTTGCTGCGATGTTCGAGAAAGTTGGGAAAAAGTACGGCCGCCTCGATATTCTCGTCAACAATGCAGGCATTGGGTTAGAGAATGCCAAGTTGCGTGCGCGTTTCAACAAAGTGCTGGAAAAGCAGCAGAGCGAACTCGCCAGCACGGGGAGAATTACCACTGCTCTCGCGGCCACGCAGAATCTGAGCGATGAAGATTGGGATCGCATGCTCGGGGTGCATCTGACTGGCACGTTTTACTGCACCCGCGAAGCGCTTAAGCTGATGGAGAAGCAACGGACCGGGAAGATCGTGAGTATCGCCTCGATTTGTGGCATGACCGGCTGTGCCGGTGCGCCACACTACAGCGCTGCCAAAGCGGGTATTATGGGATTTACTCGTGCCGTGGCACGCGAAGCAATCATCAGCGGAGTGAATGTCAATGCGATCGCGCCGGGGTATATCGATACCCCCATGACTGAGGCGATCGACGATGCCGTTCGTCGTATGATCAGTATGGCAACACCGGCTGGCCGCTTTGGCTCGCCGCAAGATGTGGCCAACTTAGCGGTCTATCTGGCATCGGAAGAGGCGAATTTTGTTGTCGGTCAAGTGACGAGCCCAAATGGGGGCTACGTCATCGCGTGATGGGTTCTCGGTAAAAACAGCATGCAGCCGTCAGCTATCAGCATTGAGTCAAAATAAAGCTCTCTTTTGCGCAATGTTCTGCCGTCGAACAGCCGATGACCACAAGCAGCGGTGTTTTCTGGCCAGGCTGATAGATGCTCACCGATAGCTGATCGCTTCCTTAATTTTTTTCTCCACCGGGTGTCAACCAAACGTGACACTCCTTCGTTATTACACAGAGGGCAAGAAACGGTGGGAGACCCGGTTCGCGTGACAGACGATATTTCGCATGAGAGGTTTGAAGACCTGTATCGCGCCCATTACGGGCGCATTATGCGGCTGTGTCGTCTGCTTTTACATGACACGCAGGAAGCAGAGGAAGCTGCCCAGGAGGTTTTCCTCAAACTCTTACGGGTGAGTAAAGGTCTGACTGGGGTCATGGTGTGGGAGGCTTGGCTGACGCGCGTTGCCGTGAATACCTGCCGGGACCGGCGGCGCAGTTGGTGGTGGCGTAGCAAACGAGGGAACGAGATGGAATGGCAAACGTTACAGCTCCCCAGCATTGCACCATCGCCTGAAGAAGTGACCGTCAGTCGTGAACAACGGGAACGTATTTGGCACTTTCTCCGCCGCTTGTCCTCTCGCCAACAGGAAGTCTTTGTTCTGCGTTATGTCGAGGGCTGGACGGGCGAGGAAGTCGCGGAGTTCTTAGAGATGACGCCTGGCAGTGTGAAGCGCCATCTCTTCCGTGCTGTTCAGCATATGCGCCAGGCGCTTGGAGGTCGCTCGTGAATCCGTGTGTATCAGAAGAAGTCCTTCTGTCAGTCTATGACGGTGACGCCTCACCAGAGGCGCGCGCACATGTGGCGAAGTGTCAGATTTGTACAATGCGCTACGAACACCTCGTCAAGGACCTCAAGCTCCTTGGACAAGTGTTACGAGATCCGCCGCCACAGCCAGCGCCACGGCCAGTACCACAACCAGTTGTGCGACGCTGGTTTCCATTGGTCGTTACCAGTGCGGCTACTGCCGGGCTGGTATGGGGCTACATGCAATGGACAGCGGGATGGCGTCTGGAGTCGTCGCGCCCCCCTCTCTCTACAGTGAGGGCGAATGAAGTGCGGGATGAGGACCTGGCCCGTTTCTTCAGCCAAGCAGTGGGGCCAGCGGTTTTTTCGACTATGGAACTGGGTGTGACAGATTTTCCGGAACGTGCCACGAACCTGGCGTACGTACGAGCGGCACTCGACGGTGGCTGGCCGCAAGAACGGTGTAGCGGGGAGCAAACGCGCGGGTGTGAGAACGACCCCTTTGCGTTGCTGTTTGACGAAGAAGAACATTGAGGAGGGGGTTTCGTGAGAAGATATCTACGTGCCGTGATGATTGCAGTGGTCATGAGCAGCCTGTGGGTCTCTCCGGCGATCGGGCAAGACCTCGGCGGGCTGGAATCATTTATCACTGGGAGCACTCGTGGAGATGGACCGGGGACGTTGATGCTGCTGCTGTTGAAAGGGATCGGCCTTACTCCCGAACAAAAACAACAAGTGAAGAGCATTTTCATCGCCCATCGAGGCAATCTGGAGACGCTCTTTCGTGAACTCCAGGCGGCGAATGCAGAGTTAACGAAAACCCTCTTTGCTGAAGAAGAAGTGAATGCCGCGGATATTGCTCCTCATGCTGAACGTGTCACTCTGGCGCGACAACAGTTACTCCAGGAAGGGCTGACCGTTGTCCTTGAGGTACGACAGGTGCTGACTCCGGAACAACGAGTGAAAGCCGCACGACTGCGAGAGCAACTGCAAAAACTCCAGGGAGCATTGACTGGGTCGTCGCAACAACACAGTGGAGGAACAGCTCCATAAACAGGTGGTGAGAAAGCAGAGCGCCGAAGATTACGGAGGTAACAGACGATGTACGCACAGCTTGTTTACTTAAGGCATGGGCAAGAATTAAGTTACCGATTAAGAGCGAGGAAGAAGCGTATAGTTCCAATCGCCATGAAACTTACCGGGTTTGATATTGAGCGCTTGAAACTCATCGTCGGAGACCTGTAGGCCT contains the following coding sequences:
- a CDS encoding AgmX/PglI C-terminal domain-containing protein — protein: MAEEPIMRIPLRTCVRCGKPIVAGMKECFSCGAPVDEEKKPDDQLIRCPTCGKELVRGAAVCSLCGTRLRPERAAAVTSAARPAPIPLTTLESAGPSSPFPSLEKGSFLGMTRRMGLRLGTVMFLLFGFLGGKLLFRGSSTDPPAVVPPPLSSPTSPSPPESVPPPVPPSPSLEVPAPARTFPKGRVVTADGLGSIRVFGPGMKEATRTTTVLRERVEEFLPSIRNVYSERLTPTQQLLGTLVLELAITPEGHVSQVEIHATAMENQEFAQIVRSLVQEWRFEPAAGATTVFYPLLFTPTELDPFSLIGLTRELLPGRYRMVGGGPVPVRVRPNDGGAEVGKVSPGLRVDIVGSQQGWLAVLSPKGKVGYIRRDALFPRSEEGVPSS
- a CDS encoding periplasmic heavy metal sensor, giving the protein MRRYLRAVMIAVVMSSLWVSPAIGQDLGGLESFITGSTRGDGPGTLMLLLLKGIGLTPEQKQQVKSIFIAHRGNLETLFRELQAANAELTKTLFAEEEVNAADIAPHAERVTLARQQLLQEGLTVVLEVRQVLTPEQRVKAARLREQLQKLQGALTGSSQQHSGGTAP
- a CDS encoding LLM class flavin-dependent oxidoreductase, with product MEFAIAYPAKPDAWKDLLVAEDHGFTHCWFYDSQMIYSDVYVCMALAAERTKRITLATGVAIPSNRIPPVTAHSIATINQLAPGRVILGIGTGFTGRNTMGLPPVPLDTVRSYIQQCRTLLRGDELLYREGARERWIRFLHQDHGYINVKDPTPIYFAANGPKALELVGEITDGWITTLSDPQSFKKNLAVVEKGATKAGRTLTNFPNVALCTGCVLRPGESLTSQRVIDRVGPFAIVALHALWERSAVASDLPPLLKDLYGKYDTEYAAKLKTPTDRRYLEIHEGHLIYLKPGEEKYVTEDLVRGFSLTGTGEEIIARLKALEAVGLKQVAIQVVGESGREMIEEFSREVIAKY
- a CDS encoding RNA polymerase sigma factor, translated to MTDDISHERFEDLYRAHYGRIMRLCRLLLHDTQEAEEAAQEVFLKLLRVSKGLTGVMVWEAWLTRVAVNTCRDRRRSWWWRSKRGNEMEWQTLQLPSIAPSPEEVTVSREQRERIWHFLRRLSSRQQEVFVLRYVEGWTGEEVAEFLEMTPGSVKRHLFRAVQHMRQALGGRS
- a CDS encoding AAA family ATPase; this translates as MIEESYFHKKVGLYSCLGRHYFFLLWEYQPGLHQMYTTYFGFQEEPFSLTPTSRLFYSNPVYDAAYTQLMQGIRERKGFLVLTGEVGTGKTTLVRRLIDHLKDDASVRISFSYYSTLSFEELIGFACRDLGVTRKAVGELQDFSEFLKARSSSGGTTALVIDEAQDIEEEVLEHLFRLSDSPHVSAQLLQVILVGQHPELEKKLAHSRFDSLRQKVHFRCQLEHLKPEEVQAFIYHRLRLVGYEGEDLFSPEVIDLITTYSGGIPRVVNLICDNALRLISDASRRIVTPDDIQEVITTLRLRGRQHGGHTDEVADPVEGTPSEIPVSVAPLPEPPAPASKWQSLAWGGAGFLFVLLGFLLFTMLQVPQPPRPTEVARTVNDPIGERLSPPAAMPVTEVSPAPVHPATASPAVNDPRVQRGHTIVDRLKARYHSLHPIAWGLATATPAVALIIPEDEWRRLSKDDQINLTMYLESIIPTVRTNPDPYVEEFRTSTVYEPFRHKLTTLCSDCWILGTGHVSGEGKKAVFDKIIVQGNSLWENAPSEGRGMNALSFRTVAKTDQ
- a CDS encoding SDR family oxidoreductase codes for the protein MGRLDGKIALVTGGASGIGRAICLSFAREGATIVCNDLVVDLAQKVLDECGQAKQGLAAKADVSNSRHVAAMFEKVGKKYGRLDILVNNAGIGLENAKLRARFNKVLEKQQSELASTGRITTALAATQNLSDEDWDRMLGVHLTGTFYCTREALKLMEKQRTGKIVSIASICGMTGCAGAPHYSAAKAGIMGFTRAVAREAIISGVNVNAIAPGYIDTPMTEAIDDAVRRMISMATPAGRFGSPQDVANLAVYLASEEANFVVGQVTSPNGGYVIA